Proteins found in one Vallitalea guaymasensis genomic segment:
- a CDS encoding CBS domain-containing protein, with product MKAKEIMTSDIVSVNEDTSIKEAARKMRDEDVGSIPVEDNDELVGIITDRDIVLKTIAEDLDAQDAKCKDIMSKDVITATPDMNVKDVADLMSHNQVKRIPVVEDKNVVGIISLKDLSQARAFEDEAGEVLNDITEDDHNTFR from the coding sequence ATGAAAGCTAAAGAAATAATGACATCTGATATAGTTTCCGTTAATGAAGATACATCTATCAAAGAAGCTGCAAGAAAAATGAGAGATGAAGATGTAGGGTCAATACCAGTAGAAGATAATGATGAGCTAGTCGGAATAATAACCGATAGAGATATCGTCTTAAAAACTATTGCAGAAGATCTTGATGCCCAAGATGCAAAGTGTAAAGATATCATGTCAAAAGACGTTATAACTGCAACACCTGATATGAATGTAAAAGATGTAGCTGATCTAATGTCACATAACCAAGTAAAAAGAATTCCTGTTGTAGAAGATAAGAACGTAGTTGGTATAATTTCTTTAAAAGATCTATCTCAGGCTAGAGCGTTTGAAGATGAAGCTGGAGAAGTATTGAATGATATTACAGAA
- a CDS encoding DegV family protein translates to MNVKIITDSACDLPDDIISKYDIDVLPLIVYMNDKEYKDNVDVKPAELFKYMREGGIAKTAQATYESIDIMFRKYVDCGKPCIYIAFSSELSGTYQTAKIVEQDIKEEYPDFDLTVIDSKAASLGFGLIVYLSALTAEGGASKEEVIDRILYCKNHMEHIFTVDDLEYLYRGGRVSKTAAVIGSVLHIKPILDVEDGKLIPVEKVRGRKKSINRMIGIVEERGDRLGEQIVAINHADDMETALKVKAKLEEKFGIKEFVIRDVGCAIGAHSGPGTLSIFFLNKLN, encoded by the coding sequence ATGAATGTAAAAATAATAACAGACAGCGCCTGTGATTTACCTGATGATATAATTAGCAAATATGATATAGACGTTTTACCATTGATTGTTTATATGAATGATAAAGAGTATAAAGATAATGTAGATGTTAAACCAGCAGAACTATTTAAATATATGCGTGAGGGCGGCATAGCAAAAACTGCTCAGGCAACATATGAAAGTATTGATATAATGTTCAGGAAATATGTGGATTGTGGCAAGCCATGTATTTATATCGCTTTCTCTTCAGAATTATCAGGTACATATCAAACAGCTAAGATTGTTGAGCAAGATATCAAAGAGGAATATCCAGATTTTGATTTAACTGTTATTGATTCAAAAGCTGCTTCTCTTGGTTTTGGTCTAATAGTTTATTTGAGTGCTTTAACTGCTGAAGGTGGTGCTTCAAAAGAAGAAGTTATAGATAGAATACTTTACTGCAAGAATCATATGGAACACATATTTACTGTTGATGATTTAGAATATCTATATAGAGGTGGACGTGTTTCTAAAACTGCTGCAGTAATAGGATCAGTTCTTCATATCAAACCTATTTTAGATGTAGAAGATGGAAAACTGATACCTGTTGAAAAAGTTAGAGGTAGAAAGAAATCCATTAACAGAATGATTGGTATTGTTGAAGAACGTGGTGACAGATTAGGAGAACAGATCGTTGCTATTAATCATGCTGATGATATGGAAACAGCTTTGAAAGTAAAAGCTAAATTGGAAGAAAAGTTTGGAATCAAGGAATTTGTAATTAGAGATGTTGGTTGTGCTATTGGTGCTCATTCAGGTCCAGGTACTTTGTCTATATTCTTTTTAAATAAATTGAATTAA
- a CDS encoding DUF1385 domain-containing protein codes for MKPVDIGGQAVIEGVMMKNKNTYAVAVRKPDKEIIIDKREYTSFSEKVKLFKLPIFRGMLAFVESLIIGMKILTYSAEFFEVEDEKEKEPGKFDRFLTKVFGDKLDKVVVGFSVVLSIILAIGLFVLLPLGLSQLVKDKLPNESLINLVDGVIRVVIFLVYLKIISLMKDIQRVFQYHGAEHKSINCLEHEEELTVENIKKHSRYHKRCGTNFLLIVVLMSILVLMIIDVRTFWLRFAVRLLCLPLIAGLSYEIIKWLGRSESKLAAVIAKPGLWLQRLTTREPDGSQIEVAIASLKGVLVNDEEDHKERIG; via the coding sequence TTGAAACCAGTAGATATAGGAGGTCAAGCTGTTATCGAAGGTGTTATGATGAAAAACAAAAACACCTATGCGGTTGCTGTCAGAAAACCAGATAAAGAGATAATAATTGATAAAAGAGAATATACAAGTTTTTCCGAGAAGGTAAAACTTTTTAAGCTACCCATATTCAGAGGTATGTTAGCATTTGTGGAATCATTAATTATAGGTATGAAGATTCTTACTTATTCAGCTGAGTTTTTTGAAGTAGAAGACGAGAAAGAAAAAGAACCAGGTAAATTCGACAGATTTTTGACTAAAGTATTTGGAGACAAATTAGATAAAGTTGTAGTAGGTTTTTCTGTTGTATTGTCAATTATATTGGCAATAGGATTATTTGTGTTATTACCTTTAGGACTTTCTCAATTAGTCAAGGATAAATTACCAAATGAGAGTTTAATCAATTTGGTGGACGGAGTAATAAGAGTTGTTATATTCCTTGTATATCTTAAAATAATTTCATTGATGAAAGATATACAAAGAGTTTTTCAATATCACGGAGCAGAACATAAATCTATAAATTGTCTAGAACACGAAGAAGAACTTACTGTTGAAAATATCAAGAAACATTCAAGATACCATAAGAGATGCGGGACAAACTTCTTGCTTATTGTAGTTCTTATGAGTATACTAGTATTAATGATTATTGATGTTAGGACATTTTGGTTGAGGTTCGCTGTAAGATTATTATGCTTACCATTAATAGCTGGATTGTCATATGAAATTATAAAATGGTTAGGCAGATCAGAATCAAAACTTGCAGCTGTTATTGCAAAACCTGGATTATGGTTACAAAGATTAACAACAAGAGAACCAGATGGTTCACAGATAGAAGTTGCAATTGCTTCATTGAAAGGGGTCTTAGTTAACGATGAAGAAGACCATAAGGAACGCATTGGATGA
- a CDS encoding cation:proton antiporter yields the protein MDFSAMMQHAQEYHFLLQLAILLVAAAVGGWLASKVSMPPVLGQILVGIIIGPTVFDLVDGEDILIRDISQIGVVFLMFLAGLETDLKELKASGKGASIIAMGGVLLPLGLGTLVPLLFFKGFLPDGDAHHQLMFALYIGTILTATSVSISVSVLRDMKQLASKQGISILGAAIIDDVVGIILLAVVSGMVNPSADTNVTQLMIKIISFFVIAVIGGIIISKGITKFAQGSVWRDRIVTFAIILCFVFAYLAEMFSVAAITGAYFAGVALATTPYRHRVVSKIQSFAYALFTPIFFVSIGLSAVIKSDIVNYIGYALVIVVIAIFGKIVGCGLGARLSGFKGRQSLQIGVGMIARAEVALIVANQGLRSNIITNKTFTSIVLLVVISTIVTPPLLKMLFKSEKPVEVSQCE from the coding sequence ATGGATTTTTCAGCAATGATGCAACATGCACAAGAGTATCATTTTTTATTACAACTGGCAATATTATTAGTAGCCGCTGCAGTTGGCGGATGGTTGGCTTCAAAAGTATCAATGCCACCAGTTCTTGGACAAATACTAGTAGGAATTATTATAGGTCCGACAGTTTTTGATTTGGTAGATGGTGAAGATATACTAATACGTGACATATCACAAATAGGTGTGGTATTTTTAATGTTTCTAGCTGGTTTAGAAACTGATTTAAAGGAACTTAAGGCATCAGGAAAAGGTGCTTCAATTATTGCAATGGGTGGTGTACTGTTGCCGTTGGGTCTAGGAACGCTGGTTCCATTATTATTCTTCAAAGGTTTTTTACCAGACGGAGATGCACATCATCAATTAATGTTTGCATTATATATAGGTACGATATTAACAGCAACTTCTGTTAGTATTTCTGTTTCAGTTCTTAGAGATATGAAACAATTAGCAAGTAAACAAGGGATTTCTATCTTGGGTGCTGCTATAATAGATGACGTTGTAGGAATCATTTTATTAGCTGTAGTATCAGGTATGGTTAATCCTTCAGCAGATACAAATGTAACACAACTAATGATAAAGATCATATCATTCTTTGTTATAGCTGTTATTGGAGGTATAATCATCTCAAAGGGTATCACCAAATTTGCTCAAGGCTCAGTATGGAGAGATAGAATTGTAACATTTGCTATAATATTATGTTTTGTCTTTGCGTATTTAGCTGAGATGTTTAGTGTAGCAGCAATTACAGGAGCATATTTTGCAGGTGTAGCACTTGCTACAACACCATATAGACATCGTGTTGTCAGTAAGATACAATCATTTGCTTATGCATTATTTACACCAATATTTTTTGTAAGTATTGGACTGAGTGCAGTTATAAAAAGTGATATTGTTAATTATATAGGTTATGCACTAGTGATAGTAGTAATCGCTATATTTGGTAAAATAGTAGGTTGTGGTCTTGGTGCAAGATTATCCGGATTTAAAGGAAGACAATCATTACAGATTGGTGTGGGTATGATAGCCCGGGCAGAAGTAGCGTTGATTGTTGCTAATCAAGGGCTGAGAAGTAATATAATAACGAATAAGACTTTTACAAGTATAGTTTTATTGGTGGTTATATCAACAATCGTTACACCACCTCTCCTAAAAATGTTATTTAAAAGTGAAAAACCAGTTGAAGTATCACAGTGTGAATAG
- the prfA gene encoding peptide chain release factor 1 encodes MFGKLDGIVSKFEEISEMINDPDIISQQDRWRKLMKEHSDLLPIVDKYKEYKNTKINLEDSLAILEEEEDPEMKEMAKEELNESKERLVQIEEELKILLLPKDPNDDKNVFVEIRGGAGGDEAALFAGSLFRMYSRYAERNRWKVELISFNECGVGGFKEVVCMITGNGAYSKLKYESGVHRVQRVPVTESGGRIHTSTVTVAVLPEVEDVAVEINMNDIRVDVFRASGNGGQCVNTTDSAVRITHLPTGLVVSCQDEKSQLKNKDKALKVLRSRLFDMEQAKQQKELAENRKSQVGTGDRSEKIRTYNFPQGRVTDHRIKLTLHRLDSILDGDIEEVVDSLITADQAQKLKDIASV; translated from the coding sequence ATGTTTGGTAAATTAGACGGTATTGTAAGTAAATTTGAAGAGATATCTGAGATGATAAATGATCCAGATATTATTAGTCAACAAGATAGATGGCGTAAGCTTATGAAAGAGCATAGTGATCTATTACCAATAGTTGATAAGTATAAAGAATACAAAAACACTAAGATTAATTTAGAAGATAGTTTAGCTATTCTGGAAGAGGAAGAAGATCCAGAAATGAAAGAAATGGCTAAAGAAGAACTAAACGAGAGTAAGGAAAGACTAGTTCAGATAGAAGAAGAACTAAAGATTTTATTATTGCCAAAAGATCCTAATGACGATAAAAACGTTTTTGTTGAAATTAGAGGTGGAGCTGGTGGAGATGAAGCAGCTCTATTTGCTGGAAGTCTATTTCGTATGTATTCAAGGTATGCTGAAAGAAATAGGTGGAAAGTTGAATTAATAAGTTTCAACGAATGTGGCGTTGGTGGTTTCAAAGAAGTAGTATGCATGATTACTGGTAACGGTGCCTATTCAAAATTAAAATATGAAAGTGGAGTGCATCGTGTTCAGAGAGTTCCTGTTACTGAGTCAGGAGGAAGAATCCATACTTCTACAGTTACGGTAGCTGTATTACCTGAAGTTGAAGATGTAGCTGTTGAGATTAATATGAATGATATTAGAGTAGATGTATTCAGAGCCTCTGGTAATGGTGGGCAATGTGTCAATACTACTGACTCTGCTGTTAGAATTACTCACTTGCCAACTGGTTTAGTAGTTAGTTGCCAAGATGAAAAATCTCAGCTGAAAAATAAAGATAAGGCTTTAAAAGTACTTCGTTCCAGATTATTTGATATGGAACAAGCAAAACAGCAAAAAGAATTAGCTGAGAACAGAAAAAGTCAAGTAGGTACAGGAGATAGAAGTGAAAAAATACGTACTTACAACTTCCCACAAGGTAGAGTGACTGATCACAGAATCAAATTAACATTGCATAGACTGGACAGTATACTTGATGGAGATATAGAAGAAGTAGTTGATAGTCTAATAACAGCAGATCAAGCTCAGAAATTAAAAGATATTGCAAGTGTATAA
- the prmC gene encoding peptide chain release factor N(5)-glutamine methyltransferase has translation MKKTIRNALDDGIKTLSSNNITDARLDADLLLEHVLGVDKVYIIINGNELMAEEKYNMYINLIAERAKGKPLQYIIGYQEFMGLTFKVNENVLIPRQDTEILVLEAIKYIKENNITNILEIGTGTGCIPISICYNCNDVKATTVDISEEALKIAKENAIINNVADKIQFVRSNLFEDIEENHDFQLFISNPPYIRSNDIDELMIEVKEHEPIGALDGGEDGLYFYREISKEVKNRTKKRSYILYEVGHDQSDDVKKILNALGYTDIKIYKDLAGIDRVVAGAYNK, from the coding sequence ATGAAGAAGACCATAAGGAACGCATTGGATGATGGAATTAAGACTTTATCAAGTAATAACATTACTGATGCTAGATTAGACGCTGATTTATTACTGGAACATGTACTTGGAGTTGATAAAGTATATATTATTATTAACGGTAATGAATTAATGGCAGAAGAAAAATATAATATGTATATTAATCTTATAGCAGAGAGAGCTAAGGGTAAACCCCTTCAATATATAATTGGATACCAAGAATTTATGGGGTTGACATTTAAAGTAAACGAGAATGTGCTGATTCCAAGACAAGATACTGAAATACTTGTATTAGAAGCAATCAAATACATCAAGGAAAACAATATAACCAATATACTAGAGATTGGTACAGGTACTGGTTGTATTCCAATAAGCATATGTTATAATTGTAATGATGTAAAAGCTACTACTGTGGATATATCAGAGGAAGCCCTTAAAATTGCTAAAGAAAATGCAATCATTAATAATGTTGCTGACAAGATACAATTTGTCAGAAGCAACTTATTTGAAGATATAGAAGAAAATCATGACTTTCAACTTTTTATATCCAATCCACCTTATATTAGAAGTAACGATATAGATGAATTGATGATTGAGGTGAAAGAACATGAACCTATAGGAGCCTTAGATGGAGGAGAAGACGGACTATATTTTTATAGGGAAATCTCCAAAGAGGTTAAAAACAGAACAAAAAAAAGGAGCTATATTTTATATGAAGTAGGACATGACCAAAGTGATGACGTTAAGAAGATTCTAAATGCATTAGGATACACGGATATCAAAATCTACAAAGATCTAGCTGGAATTGATAGAGTTGTAGCTGGTGCATATAATAAATAA
- a CDS encoding MotA/TolQ/ExbB proton channel family protein codes for MQFFVIIFKNLLGYDGLIIILALVNLFYILPRLKKYNAELEHSLQPTIYLPIEKIINSIRQNNNSELDLHLLRKLKEKETKCYHVFVSITTIFPLMGILGTIISLLRLVSFNSDTIMLNFTTALTSTFWGLVCAIIFKAIDGTVSPKIAFNDDNFNLLISRIDRYTSKGDDYETKNIS; via the coding sequence ATGCAGTTTTTTGTAATAATCTTTAAAAACTTACTTGGCTATGATGGTTTAATTATTATTTTAGCCCTTGTTAATCTATTTTATATTTTACCTAGGTTAAAGAAATATAATGCTGAGTTAGAACATTCTTTGCAACCAACTATCTATCTTCCCATAGAAAAGATAATCAATTCAATTAGACAGAATAATAATTCTGAATTGGATCTGCACTTATTACGCAAACTAAAAGAAAAAGAAACAAAGTGCTATCACGTATTTGTTTCAATAACAACTATCTTCCCACTTATGGGTATACTTGGAACCATAATCTCTTTACTTAGGCTTGTTTCTTTTAATAGTGATACAATAATGCTGAATTTCACTACGGCTTTAACTTCTACTTTCTGGGGATTAGTATGTGCTATAATTTTTAAAGCAATTGATGGAACAGTTTCACCTAAGATAGCTTTTAATGATGATAATTTCAATCTATTGATAAGCAGAATTGATAGATATACAAGTAAAGGTGATGATTATGAAACAAAAAATATTTCTTGA
- the mgtE gene encoding magnesium transporter: MDLKTLRELLKDKQLTKIRNELSVLQEADIAELLEDIEIKESLLIFRLLPKEVAAEVFSFFDVERQSEISSLVSDKELADIINELDFDDKIDLIEEVPANLVNRILQHSTVVERRLINEFLNYPEDSAGSLMTIEFVGLKKEMTVNDAMDKIRRIGLDKETIYTSYVTGSKRTLEGIISLKDLVLSDKETVISNIMETGVISVNTHDDQEDIAEVFKKYNFLSLPVVDNENRLVGIITIDDIVDVIEEETTEDFQRMAAIEPTEIEYLDASVLVLAKKRLPWLIILMFSAYLTEMVMNHNNGLIIQFALAIYTPMLMSTGGNAGAQSATLVIRSITLGEIKFMDFFRVLWKEIRVGLMVGTTLGILNCIRIYLTDGEVSKAIMVGLTLICTTTFAAIIGGTLPIVAKKLRLDPAIMASPMITTIVDVTTLLIFFRVASLILA, translated from the coding sequence ATGGATTTAAAAACACTAAGAGAGCTATTAAAGGATAAACAATTAACTAAGATTAGAAATGAGTTATCAGTCCTCCAAGAGGCTGACATAGCTGAATTGCTTGAAGATATAGAGATAAAGGAATCATTATTAATTTTTCGCTTGCTTCCCAAAGAAGTTGCAGCAGAAGTCTTTTCTTTTTTTGATGTTGAGAGACAATCAGAAATTTCCTCTTTAGTTAGTGATAAGGAACTTGCAGATATAATTAATGAATTGGATTTTGATGATAAGATAGATTTAATTGAAGAAGTGCCTGCTAACTTGGTTAACAGGATATTACAACACTCTACAGTTGTTGAACGTAGACTTATTAATGAATTCTTAAATTATCCGGAAGATTCAGCTGGTAGTCTGATGACTATAGAATTTGTGGGTCTGAAAAAAGAAATGACAGTTAATGATGCTATGGATAAAATAAGACGTATCGGTCTTGACAAAGAGACTATTTATACAAGTTATGTAACAGGTTCAAAACGAACTCTAGAAGGAATAATATCCCTAAAAGATTTGGTACTCAGTGACAAAGAAACAGTTATATCCAATATTATGGAGACTGGTGTCATATCTGTTAATACCCATGATGACCAAGAGGATATTGCAGAAGTATTCAAGAAATATAATTTCTTATCATTACCAGTAGTTGATAATGAAAATAGATTAGTTGGTATTATCACCATTGATGATATCGTGGATGTTATTGAAGAAGAAACAACTGAGGATTTTCAACGTATGGCAGCGATTGAGCCTACTGAAATAGAATATCTTGATGCATCAGTATTAGTATTAGCAAAGAAGAGATTACCTTGGTTGATAATTCTTATGTTTTCAGCCTATTTGACTGAAATGGTAATGAACCATAACAATGGTCTGATTATACAGTTTGCATTAGCTATATATACTCCTATGCTTATGTCAACAGGAGGTAATGCAGGAGCTCAATCAGCAACATTAGTGATACGTAGTATAACTTTGGGAGAAATAAAATTCATGGATTTCTTTCGTGTATTATGGAAAGAGATAAGAGTAGGATTAATGGTTGGTACTACACTTGGTATACTTAATTGTATTAGAATATATCTTACTGATGGTGAAGTATCAAAAGCAATAATGGTAGGTTTAACATTAATATGTACTACTACGTTTGCAGCTATAATTGGTGGAACACTTCCAATAGTAGCCAAGAAATTAAGACTTGACCCAGCAATAATGGCAAGTCCAATGATTACTACTATTGTAGATGTGACAACATTACTAATATTTTTTAGAGTTGCATCACTTATTTTGGCATAG
- the rpmE gene encoding 50S ribosomal protein L31 has protein sequence MKEAIHPKYHQAKVKCNCGNEFVTGSTEESIHVEICSKCHPFYTGTQKAVSARGRIDKFNRKYGMNQENN, from the coding sequence ATGAAGGAAGCAATTCATCCAAAATATCATCAAGCTAAAGTAAAATGTAACTGCGGTAACGAGTTTGTTACAGGTTCAACAGAAGAAAGCATTCACGTTGAAATTTGTTCAAAGTGTCACCCATTTTATACTGGAACTCAAAAAGCAGTTTCTGCTCGTGGACGTATAGATAAGTTCAACCGTAAATATGGTATGAACCAAGAAAATAACTAA
- a CDS encoding class II fructose-1,6-bisphosphate aldolase: MLVTGKEILQKAHEEGYAVGAFNTSNLEMTRAVIEAAEEEKSPVIIQTSQSAITYAGSTEIAMIVRLLAEEASVPVALHLDHGTDWDVVMKCLRDGWTSVMFDGSKYEFDKNIEITKQVISIAHPMDVSVEAELGKIGGVEDHVKVDAKDATMTDPDEAVEFVEKTGVDYLAIAIGTAHGVYKGDPELDFDRLKDIKARLNMPIVLHGASGVPEEDIKKAVSLGVNKINIDTDLRQAFKKAMHKVVKEQPDVYDPRKMLAPTSDAIKEVVKTKIRMFGSNNRA, translated from the coding sequence ATGTTAGTAACAGGAAAAGAAATATTACAAAAAGCTCATGAAGAAGGATACGCAGTAGGTGCTTTCAATACAAGTAATCTAGAAATGACTAGAGCAGTAATTGAAGCTGCAGAAGAAGAAAAATCACCAGTAATCATTCAAACAAGCCAAAGTGCTATTACTTATGCTGGTAGTACAGAAATAGCTATGATCGTTAGATTATTAGCAGAAGAAGCTTCTGTACCTGTAGCATTACACCTTGATCATGGAACTGATTGGGATGTAGTTATGAAGTGTCTTAGAGACGGATGGACTTCAGTAATGTTCGATGGTTCAAAATATGAATTTGATAAAAATATCGAAATTACTAAGCAAGTAATAAGCATAGCTCATCCAATGGATGTTTCAGTAGAAGCTGAATTAGGTAAAATTGGTGGAGTAGAAGACCATGTTAAAGTAGATGCAAAAGATGCAACTATGACAGATCCTGATGAAGCAGTTGAATTTGTAGAAAAAACAGGTGTTGATTATTTAGCAATAGCTATTGGAACAGCTCACGGAGTATACAAAGGTGATCCAGAACTTGATTTTGATAGATTAAAAGATATAAAAGCTAGATTAAATATGCCTATAGTACTTCATGGTGCATCAGGTGTACCAGAAGAAGATATTAAAAAAGCAGTATCATTAGGCGTTAACAAAATCAATATTGATACTGATTTACGTCAGGCATTTAAAAAAGCTATGCATAAAGTTGTTAAAGAGCAACCAGACGTATATGACCCAAGAAAAATGTTAGCACCAACTTCAGATGCTATCAAAGAAGTTGTAAAGACTAAAATAAGAATGTTCGGTAGTAACAACAGAGCATAA
- the rho gene encoding transcription termination factor Rho — translation MSTDFKKFTLAELRKKAKEIGIRSVTTFKKAELVQILTEVEAKQQGKEEEKLEQNMEQEKPQKTEPEQKEKSQPKTKKKLVKKPQPKLEKVEQKEEPKIEQKAEKTINKEKIVPKKTDYKKQQYKIEDRKEVQKVINKESNENNKEIKKEVHRDKPAKTVPSDFQDLNSGEIAYGVLEVLPDGFGFIRCANYLPGEDDVYVSPSQIRRFNLKTGDLIIGNIRVPKENEKFRALLYVQSVNGDSPANAAKRPNFEDLTPIFPDERVRLETISSEYSTRLIDFVAPIGKGQRGMIVAPPKAGKTTLLKKIANAITKNHPDSHLIVLLIDERPEEVTDIRRSINGDNVEVIYSTFDELPEHHKRVSEMVLARAKRMVEQKKDLYILLDSITRLARAYNLTIPPSGRTLSGGLDPAALHMPKKFFGAARNIEEGGSLTILATALVETGSKMDEVVFEEFKGTGNMELVLDRKLSEKRIFPAIDIAKSGTRRDDLLYTKEEMEAIYRLRKASSNMRSDEVTESILKVFVKSKNNTDFFNTINNNLLDKYR, via the coding sequence ATGAGTACAGATTTCAAAAAATTCACTTTAGCTGAGCTTCGCAAGAAAGCAAAAGAAATTGGCATTAGAAGTGTTACAACATTCAAGAAAGCAGAGCTTGTGCAAATTCTTACGGAAGTTGAAGCTAAACAACAAGGGAAAGAAGAAGAAAAACTAGAACAAAATATGGAACAAGAAAAGCCACAAAAAACAGAACCAGAACAAAAAGAAAAATCACAACCTAAAACAAAAAAGAAACTAGTAAAGAAACCGCAGCCAAAACTCGAAAAAGTGGAACAAAAAGAAGAGCCGAAGATAGAACAAAAAGCAGAAAAAACCATTAATAAAGAGAAAATTGTTCCTAAGAAAACAGATTATAAAAAACAGCAATATAAAATAGAAGATAGAAAAGAAGTTCAAAAAGTTATAAATAAAGAATCTAATGAAAATAACAAGGAAATCAAAAAAGAAGTACATAGAGATAAACCAGCTAAAACTGTACCTTCAGATTTCCAAGATTTAAATAGCGGAGAAATAGCTTACGGAGTATTGGAAGTATTACCAGATGGATTCGGTTTTATTAGATGTGCTAATTATCTACCAGGTGAAGATGATGTTTATGTGTCACCATCACAAATTAGAAGATTTAATTTAAAGACTGGAGATTTAATAATTGGTAATATAAGAGTACCAAAAGAAAATGAGAAATTTAGAGCATTACTATATGTCCAGTCTGTAAATGGCGATTCACCTGCCAATGCGGCTAAAAGACCTAATTTTGAAGACTTAACACCTATTTTCCCTGATGAAAGGGTTCGTCTTGAAACAATCTCTTCAGAATATTCAACCAGACTAATTGATTTTGTTGCGCCTATTGGTAAAGGGCAAAGGGGTATGATTGTGGCACCTCCAAAAGCAGGTAAGACAACATTGCTTAAAAAAATTGCCAATGCCATAACAAAAAATCATCCTGATTCTCATCTTATAGTTTTATTAATTGATGAAAGACCCGAAGAAGTAACAGATATAAGACGTTCTATCAATGGTGACAATGTAGAGGTTATATATTCTACTTTTGATGAACTGCCTGAACATCATAAAAGAGTTTCTGAAATGGTGTTGGCAAGAGCCAAGAGAATGGTTGAGCAGAAGAAAGATCTATATATATTGCTTGACAGTATAACAAGATTGGCAAGAGCTTATAACTTAACTATTCCACCTAGTGGAAGAACTTTATCTGGAGGTCTTGATCCAGCAGCGCTTCATATGCCTAAAAAATTCTTTGGTGCAGCTAGAAATATCGAAGAAGGAGGAAGTCTTACAATACTTGCTACAGCACTTGTTGAAACAGGAAGTAAGATGGACGAAGTAGTATTTGAAGAGTTTAAAGGAACAGGTAATATGGAGTTGGTTCTTGATAGAAAACTATCTGAAAAAAGAATATTCCCAGCTATTGATATTGCCAAATCTGGTACAAGAAGAGATGATCTACTATATACAAAAGAAGAGATGGAAGCTATTTATAGATTAAGGAAAGCAAGCAGTAATATGCGTTCAGACGAGGTTACTGAGAGTATACTAAAAGTTTTTGTTAAATCTAAGAATAACACGGATTTCTTTAATACAATCAACAATAATCTACTAGATAAATATAGATAA
- a CDS encoding P-II family nitrogen regulator — MLNCKYILFIVINDVKKSKSVKKKLADLGISRYTVIDTFGLSAIEGCNAKISSKMFNYMNNPDNKKYNKTIFVALPTEEAAISVMDEIEIILDLNSDKTGKGIMFTVPIYKSHGIRI; from the coding sequence ATGCTAAACTGTAAGTATATTCTTTTTATAGTTATTAATGATGTGAAAAAATCCAAGAGTGTCAAGAAAAAGTTGGCTGACTTAGGTATATCAAGATATACCGTTATAGATACATTTGGATTATCAGCGATAGAAGGATGTAATGCAAAAATATCGTCTAAGATGTTTAATTACATGAATAATCCTGATAACAAAAAATATAATAAAACTATATTTGTTGCACTTCCTACTGAAGAAGCTGCAATAAGTGTAATGGATGAAATTGAAATAATTCTTGACTTGAATAGTGATAAAACAGGAAAAGGAATAATGTTTACTGTTCCAATCTATAAGAGTCATGGTATAAGGATATAG